From the genome of Geminicoccaceae bacterium:
CAGCCGTTACAGTACGGTCGGTCCCGACAGGGCACCGCATCGGTCCTACTACTATGCCATGGGCCTTTCCAAGGACGATATCGACCGGCCGTTCGTCGGTGTGGTGACGACCTGGAACGAAGCCGCCCCCTGCAATATCGCCCTTGCCCGTCAGGCCCAGGTGGTCAAGCACGGTGTCGCGCGCGCTGGAGGCACTCCCCGCGAATTCACGACGATCACCGTGACCGATGGCATTGCCATGGGCCACCAGGGCATGAAGAGCTCGCTCATCAGCCGCGAAATCATTGCAGACTCCACCGAGCTTACCGTCCGCGGCCATGCCTACGATGCGCTCGTCGGTCTCGCCGGCTGCGACAAGTCCCTGCCGGGCCTGATGATGGCGATGGTACGGCTCAACGTACCCGCGGTATTCATGTATGGCGGGTCGATCCTGCCGGGCCGGTTCAAGGGTCGTGACGTCACCGTGCAGGACGTGTTCGAGGCCGTCGGGCAGCATGCCGTCGGCAACATGTCCGATGAGGACCTGGAAGAACTTGAGCGCGTCGCCTGTCCGTCGGCGGGGTCCTGTGGCGGCCAGTTCACCGCCAACACCATGGCCTGCGTTTCCGAAGCCATCGGCCTCGCCCTGCCCTATTCGGCCGGCACGCCGGCACCGCTGGAGGCCCGCGACAAGTGGGCGGAACAATCCGGCGAGGCCGTCATGGAGCTGCTCTCCCGCAATATCCGCCCACGCGACATCGTCACCCGCAAGAGTCTCGAAAATGCTGCGCGCGTCGTCGCCTGTTCCGGCGGTTCGACCAACGGTGCCTTGCATCTGCCGGCCATCGCCCATGAGGCCGGCATCGATTTCGACCTGCACGAGGTCGCGCGGATCTTCCGCGAGACGCCCTATATTGCCGACCTGAAGCCGGCCGGCCAGTACGTGATGAAGGACCTCGCCGAAGCTGGAGGCGTGCCGCTCATCATGAAGGCGCTGTTCGATGGCGGCCTGCTGCATGGCGACTGCATCACCGTCACTGGCAAGACGATCGCTGAAAACCTCGAAAGCGTGAAATGGGATCCCGAACAGAAGGTGGTCCGTCCGGTATCGAATCCGATTACCACTTGGGGCGGCGTCGTGGGCCTCAGGGGCACGCTGGCACCGGAAGGAGCCATGGTGAAGGTCGCGGGCCTCAAGAGTCTCCAGTTCTCCGGTCCCGCTCGCGTGTTCGAATGCGAGGAAGACGCGATGGAGGCCGTGCAGGCTGGCAAGTACGAGGATGGCGAGGTCCTGGTGATCCGCAACGAAGGCCCGAAGGGCGGTCCGGGCATGCGCGAGATGCTGGGCGTGACGTCGGCCATCTATGGCCAGGGCAAGGGCGACAAGGTGGCGTTGATCACAGACGGCCGCTTCTCCGGTGCCACGCGTGGTTTCTGCATCGGCCATGTGGGTCCCGAAGCCGCCGTCGCGGGCCCGATTGGTCTCCTGCGCAACGGTGACATCATCGAGATCGACGCCGCGGCAGGTACGATCGATGTCAAATTGAGCGAAAGCGAGCTTGCCGAACGCGCCAAAGCCTGGAAACCGCGGGAGACCGGGTATCCCTCGGGTACCTTGTGGAAATATGCCCAGACCGTCGGTTCGGCGGAAAAGGGAGCTGTCACCCATCCGGGGGGTGCGGTCGAGACGAGGACCTACGCCGACATCTGACCCTGCCCGGCAGGCAATGGTTAAGGTTCGTTCATAAGGATGTGCGCAGGACGGCCCGGAGCGATTGTTCCGGGCCGTCGCCTTTTGTCTACTGACGATACATTCCTCCTTTCATCCTTCCTTGTGGAGCACATCCCTTGTGGAGCCTGTCCGACTACCTGCCTGAACGCGCGCAGTGGGGCGATGTCATCGACATGATTGCCGCCGGCCTCGCCTTTCCCATTGCCGTCCATGCCCTTGCCGCCATCGGCATCACGGTATCCCCCGATTTCGACTGGGTTGTCGACCGCCTGCCCTATGGCGCAGTTGCCGTCGCTTTGGCCCTCAAGCTTTTCCAGGACATATCGGAGAGCGACATCGACAGTTCGCGCCGGTTGCACCAGGTCTTCTGGAGCTGCTGCGTCCTGCCTCTCGCACTGTTCTGGGTCCTCTTCTTTCAAGGTCATGCGGATGCCATGTCGCCCGTTCTCCTGTTTTCGGGCTGGCTGGTCCTGATGCCATTGACCTTCATCCCGCGCTTTCTCGTCATGGTGTGGATGAATTCGGAAACTCCTGTCGGAGGAAAATGACCGGCCGCAAGGGTTGTACAGACGCGGCTACGAAACTATACCGCTTGGCGCTAACTCAACGGGAGCGTCAGGACCATGGAGTGGTTTACCGAGACCTTGTATCCAAGCTGGCAGCAGCGCCTCGGGATCGAGGCGGTCCTCTATCAGGAGCGCACCGAACATCAGGATCTCGTTGTCTTTCGCAGTTCGGCCTGGGGCACGGTGCTGGCTCTCGACGGAGTGGTGCAGACGACCACCGGCGACGAGTGGGCCTATCACGAGATGCTGGTGCATCCCTCGTTGATCGCCCATGGCCGTGCGCGCAGCGTGTGTATCGTTGGTGGCGGAGATGGCGGAACCCTGCGCGAAGTGGTCAAGCACGAATCGATCAATCGCGTCGTCATGGCGGAACTCGATCCCGGTGTCATCGAGTTCTGCAAGAAGCATCTTCCCGGCCTTTCCAATGGTTCATTCGACGACCCGAGGCTCGAACTGCGTTTCGGCGACGCCGCGGTCTACATGGCGATGGACGACGAGAAGTTCGATACCATCATAGTCGATTCCACCGATCCGCACGGTCCGGGCGCAGCGCTGTTCACCCAGTCATTCTACGAGGATTGCCGACGCAAGCTGAACGATGGCGGCATCCTCATCACGCAATGCGGCGTGCCGTCGGTGCAGCCGGATGAACTCGGCATGACCCAACACCGCCAGCGCGCCGCCGGCTTCGGTGATGTCTCTTTCTATCTGACCTGCGTACCTACCTATGTGGGCGGCATGATGGCTCTGGGGTGGGCCTCGGACGATACGACCCGCCGCAAGGTGCGAGTCGACACGCTGATGGGCCGCCCGATCCCCAAGGGCCTGCGGTATTACAGTCCCGAGGTCCACGTGGCAGCTTTCGCGCATCCACTCTGGATGGAAGCC
Proteins encoded in this window:
- the ilvD gene encoding dihydroxy-acid dehydratase, with amino-acid sequence MASVTVFDKSRLPSRYSTVGPDRAPHRSYYYAMGLSKDDIDRPFVGVVTTWNEAAPCNIALARQAQVVKHGVARAGGTPREFTTITVTDGIAMGHQGMKSSLISREIIADSTELTVRGHAYDALVGLAGCDKSLPGLMMAMVRLNVPAVFMYGGSILPGRFKGRDVTVQDVFEAVGQHAVGNMSDEDLEELERVACPSAGSCGGQFTANTMACVSEAIGLALPYSAGTPAPLEARDKWAEQSGEAVMELLSRNIRPRDIVTRKSLENAARVVACSGGSTNGALHLPAIAHEAGIDFDLHEVARIFRETPYIADLKPAGQYVMKDLAEAGGVPLIMKALFDGGLLHGDCITVTGKTIAENLESVKWDPEQKVVRPVSNPITTWGGVVGLRGTLAPEGAMVKVAGLKSLQFSGPARVFECEEDAMEAVQAGKYEDGEVLVIRNEGPKGGPGMREMLGVTSAIYGQGKGDKVALITDGRFSGATRGFCIGHVGPEAAVAGPIGLLRNGDIIEIDAAAGTIDVKLSESELAERAKAWKPRETGYPSGTLWKYAQTVGSAEKGAVTHPGGAVETRTYADI
- the speE gene encoding polyamine aminopropyltransferase gives rise to the protein MEWFTETLYPSWQQRLGIEAVLYQERTEHQDLVVFRSSAWGTVLALDGVVQTTTGDEWAYHEMLVHPSLIAHGRARSVCIVGGGDGGTLREVVKHESINRVVMAELDPGVIEFCKKHLPGLSNGSFDDPRLELRFGDAAVYMAMDDEKFDTIIVDSTDPHGPGAALFTQSFYEDCRRKLNDGGILITQCGVPSVQPDELGMTQHRQRAAGFGDVSFYLTCVPTYVGGMMALGWASDDTTRRKVRVDTLMGRPIPKGLRYYSPEVHVAAFAHPLWMEALANKT